The Ooceraea biroi isolate clonal line C1 chromosome 1, Obir_v5.4, whole genome shotgun sequence genome has a window encoding:
- the LOC105280864 gene encoding elongation factor 1-alpha, with the protein MGKEKIHINIVVIGHVDSGKSTTTGHLIYKCGGIDKRTIEKFEKEAQEMGKGSFKYAWVLDKLKAERERGITIDIALWKFETAKYYVTIIDAPGHRDFIKNMITGTSQADCAVLIVAAGTGEFEAGISKNGQTREHALLAFTLGVKQLIVGVNKMDSTEPPYSESRFEEIKKEVSSYIKKIGYNPAAVAFVPISGWHGDNMLEVSAKMPWFKGWTVERKEGKGEGKCLIEALDAILPPTRPTDKALRLPLQDVYKIGGIGTVPVGRVETGVLKPGMVVTFAPAGLTTEVKSVEMHHEALQEAVPGDNVGFNVKNVSVKELRRGYVAGDSKNNPPKGAADFTAQVIVLNHPGQISNGYTPVLDCHTAHIACKFAEIKEKCDRRTGKTTEENPKAIKSGDAAIVTLVPSKPMCVEAFQEFPPLGRFAVRDMRQTVAVGVIKAVNFKDAAGKVTKAAEKAQKKK; encoded by the exons atggGCAAGGAAAAGATTCACATTAACATTGTCGTCATTGGACATGTCGACTCTGGCAAATCCACCACCACTGGTCACTTGATCTACAAATGTGGCGGTATCGACAAGCGTACCATCGAGAAGTTCGAGAAGGAAGCCCAGGAG ATGGGCAAGGGCTCCTTCAAGTACGCCTGGGTATTGGACAAGCTGAAGGCCGAACGTGAGCGTGGTATCACCATCGATATCGCTCTCTGGAAGTTCGAGACCGCCAAGTACTATGTCACGATCATTGACGCCCCGGGACACAGAGATTTCATCAAGAACATGATCACTGGTACGTCGCAGGCTGACTGCGCGGTACTCATTGTCGCCGCCGGTACTGGTGAGTTCGAGGCTGGTATCTCGAAGAACGGACAGACCCGCGAGCACGCCCTGCTCGCCTTCACCCTCGGCGTGAAACAGCTGATCGTCGGTGTCAACAAGATGGACTCGACCGAGCCTCCGTACTCGGAGTCTCGTTTCGAGGAAATCAAGAAGGAAGTATCGTCGTACATCAAGAAGATCGGTTACAACCCGGCTGCGGTCGCGTTCGTGCCGATCTCGGGTTGGCATGGAGACAACATGCTTGAGGTGTCCGCCAAGATGCCTTGGTTCAAGGGATGGACCGTGGAGCGCAAGGAAGGCAAGGGTGAAGGCAAATGCCTCATCGAAGCGCTCGACGCTATCCTGCCACCCACCAGGCCAACCGACAAGGCTCTCCGTCTTCCCCTTCAG GATGTCTACAAGATTGGTGGTATTGGAACGGTACCAGTCGGTCGAGTCGAGACTGGTGTACTGAAGCCTGGTATGGTCGTTACTTTCGCTCCTGCTGGACTGACTACTGAAGTTAAGTCAGTGGAGATGCATCACGAGGCTCTTCAAGAAGCCGTGCCCGGTGACAACGTTGGCTTCAACGTCAAGAACGTGTCTGTTAAGGAGTTGCGTCGTGGATACGTTGCTGGAGATTCCAAGAACAATCCACCCAAGGGTGCCGCTGACTTCACCGCGCAG GTCATTGTTCTCAATCATCCCGGTCAAATCAGCAACGGCTACACGCCCGTGTTGGATTGTCACACCGCCCACATCGCTTGCAAGTTCGCCGAGATTAAGGAAAAGTGCGATCGCCGTACCGGTAAGACGACCGAGGAGAACCCGAAGGCCATCAAGTCCGGCGACGCCGCCATCGTCACTCTGGTGCCTAGCAAGCCCATGTGCGTTGAGGCGTTCCAGGAGTTCCCACCGCTGGGACGTTTCGCCGTCCGCGATATGCGTCAGACGGTAGCCGTCGGCGTCATCAAGGCCGTCAACTTCAAGGATGCCGCTGGCAAAGTCACCAAGGCCGCCGAGAAAGCCCAGAAGAAGAAATAA
- the LOC105280860 gene encoding 28S ribosomal protein S14, mitochondrial isoform X2, translating into MIICKMHIILLLDALFRKTADSLQQARNYVGCRVIRDQKRRKWAKQYAEERLRLLVLKRNDVLPFEIREMAGKQLEETIPRQTALRQLTDRCVVTSRGRGVLWRWRVSRFIFRELIDHNKMSGMQRAMW; encoded by the exons ATGATAATTTGCAAAATgcacataattttattactcgaTGCCTTGTTCCGGAAAACAGCTGATTCG CTGCAACAGGCGCGAAACTACGTCGGCTGCAGAGTGATACGTGACCAGAAGCGAAGAAAGTGGGCAAAGCAGTACGCTGAAGAGCGATTGCGGCTACTCGTGTTGAAGCGAAACGACGTTCTGCCATTTGAAATAAGG gaaatgGCTGGCAAACAATTGGAAGAAACGATCCCCAGGCAGACTGCCCTGAGACAATTGACCGACAGATGCGTGGTGACTTCTCGAGGAAGGGGCGTGTTGTGGCGTTGGAGAGTGTCGCGGTTCATCTTCCGCGAATTGATCGATCACAATAAGATGTCCGGGATGCAACGTGCTATGTGGTAG
- the LOC105280860 gene encoding 28S ribosomal protein S14, mitochondrial isoform X1 codes for MALRGCISAVSNILPSNNLLGCGLQQARNYVGCRVIRDQKRRKWAKQYAEERLRLLVLKRNDVLPFEIREMAGKQLEETIPRQTALRQLTDRCVVTSRGRGVLWRWRVSRFIFRELIDHNKMSGMQRAMW; via the exons ATGGCATTGAGAGGATGCATCTCGGCTGTCTCTAATATTTTGccaagtaataatttattaggaTGTGGC CTGCAACAGGCGCGAAACTACGTCGGCTGCAGAGTGATACGTGACCAGAAGCGAAGAAAGTGGGCAAAGCAGTACGCTGAAGAGCGATTGCGGCTACTCGTGTTGAAGCGAAACGACGTTCTGCCATTTGAAATAAGG gaaatgGCTGGCAAACAATTGGAAGAAACGATCCCCAGGCAGACTGCCCTGAGACAATTGACCGACAGATGCGTGGTGACTTCTCGAGGAAGGGGCGTGTTGTGGCGTTGGAGAGTGTCGCGGTTCATCTTCCGCGAATTGATCGATCACAATAAGATGTCCGGGATGCAACGTGCTATGTGGTAG
- the LOC105280861 gene encoding gustatory receptor for sugar taste 64f isoform X2, producing MANNFALREMKLNNGMVDSLNINLLPKEACHDAMMLKTKRMLTASSKRNSATGQKLPFLIRQRKDRIKEMETEFSQSFPPGPPKTQSFFRSSFRNEHFSSASNNDPESFHCAIGPVLVLAQFFGVLPVSGVLRPTPLKMKFVKFSFLTFYAASITATVLVMAILSIIHMIRTLNAKTFAVKGGIAAAMSGAMFYGNCMMGLILFFWLSPRWVTLQRDWRSMEQFIDSNKMQRPKLRWRLYAISSTILFLAVIEHILSIAVNAEKHDYKKGSENATFQDFLQIYCENSHAFILDTVAYNFALGMLIFIVSKLATFTWNFTDVFVMMVATGLAERYKMLNKDVMNSTSKHRNAIDWSGYREDYAALSCMVKKVDSDIAPIILLSFANNLYFICLQLLNGLSKSENSILDNVYFFGSFIFLVGRTVTVTLLTSRINDQSKLVLPALYNCSASTYNVETERLIYLLTTDEIALTGLRFFSITRNFMLANAFTKYTCRWLVQL from the exons ATGGCAAATAATTTCGCTTTGCGCGAGATG AAGCTTAATAATGGGATGGTGGATTCCCTGAATATCAACCTACTTCCAAAGGAAGCCTGCCATGATGCCATGATGTTGAAGACGAAGCGGATGCTGACTGCGAGTTCTAAGAGAAACAGCGCAACTGGCCAGAAACTGCCGTTCCTGATACGACAGAGAAAGGACAGGATAAAGGAGATGGAGACCGAATTTTCCCAGTCCTTCCCCCCGGGCCCGCCGAAGACACAGTCATTCTTCCGTAGCAGTTTCCGCAACGAGCACTTCTCGTCTGCGAGCAACAAT GATCCAGAGAGCTTTCACTGTGCGATAGGGCCCGTGCTGGTGTTGGCTCAGTTCTTCGGTGTCTTACCGGTATCAGGAGTGCTCAGGCCAACCCCGCTGAAAATGAAATTCGTGAAATTCTCGTTTCTTACTTTTTACGCCGCTTCCATAACCGCGACGGTTCTCGTTATGGCGATACTGTCGATCATCCACATGATAAGAACGCTGAACGCCAAGACTTTCGCAGTGAAAG GCGGGATTGCAGCTGCAATGTCAGGCGCGATGTTTTACGGGAACTGCATGATGGGCTTAATCTTGTTCTTCTGGCTGTCGCCGCGCTGGGTGACTCTCCAGCGTGACTGGAGATCCATGGAGCAGTTCATAGACAG TAATAAAATGCAGCGGCCGAAGCTTCGTTGGAGATTGTACGCGATTTCCAGTACCATTCTGTTCTTGGCCGTCATTGAGCACATCTTGAGTATAGCGGTGAACGCTGAAAAACATGATTATAAAAAGGGCTCGGAGAACGCGACCTTTCAAGATTTTCTACAGATATACTGTGAGAATTCTCATGCGTTCATCTTGGATACAG tgGCGTACAACTTCGCGCTCGGCATGCTCATTTTCATCGTCAGCAAGCTGGCGACTTTCACGTGGAACTTTACTGACGTTTTCGTCATGatg GTTGCCACCGGTCTGGCCGAAAGATACAAAATGTTGAACAAAGACGTGATGAATTCCACATCGAAGCATCGAAATGCAATCGATTGGTCCGGATATCGCGAAGATTACGCCGCCCTGAGTTGCATGGTGAAAAAGGTGGACAGCGATATTGCCCCCATAATCCTCCTGTCATTCGCGAACAATCTTTATTTCATCTGTTTGCAGTTACTCAACGGATTGTC TAAGTCAGAAAACAGCATTCTCGATAACGTTTACTTCTTCGGGTCCTTCATATTCCTCGTCGGGAGAACGGTGACCGTCACTTTGCTCACTTCTAGGATCAACGATCAAAGCAAATTGGTGTTGCCGGCTTTATATAATTGTTCGGCATCCACCTACAACGTAGAG ACAGAAAGACTGATTTATTTACTCACCACCGACGAAATCGCACTTACGGGGTTGcgctttttttctatcacgcGGAATTTCATGCTGGCG AATGCATTCACCAAATACACTTGCAGGTGGCTAGTGCAATTGTGA
- the LOC105280861 gene encoding gustatory receptor for sugar taste 64f isoform X1 encodes MANNFALREMKLNNGMVDSLNINLLPKEACHDAMMLKTKRMLTASSKRNSATGQKLPFLIRQRKDRIKEMETEFSQSFPPGPPKTQSFFRSSFRNEHFSSASNNDPESFHCAIGPVLVLAQFFGVLPVSGVLRPTPLKMKFVKFSFLTFYAASITATVLVMAILSIIHMIRTLNAKTFAVKGGIAAAMSGAMFYGNCMMGLILFFWLSPRWVTLQRDWRSMEQFIDSNKMQRPKLRWRLYAISSTILFLAVIEHILSIAVNAEKHDYKKGSENATFQDFLQIYCENSHAFILDTVAYNFALGMLIFIVSKLATFTWNFTDVFVMMVATGLAERYKMLNKDVMNSTSKHRNAIDWSGYREDYAALSCMVKKVDSDIAPIILLSFANNLYFICLQLLNGLSKSENSILDNVYFFGSFIFLVGRTVTVTLLTSRINDQSKLVLPALYNCSASTYNVETERLIYLLTTDEIALTGLRFFSITRNFMLAVASAIVTYEIVLLQFNVSTKT; translated from the exons ATGGCAAATAATTTCGCTTTGCGCGAGATG AAGCTTAATAATGGGATGGTGGATTCCCTGAATATCAACCTACTTCCAAAGGAAGCCTGCCATGATGCCATGATGTTGAAGACGAAGCGGATGCTGACTGCGAGTTCTAAGAGAAACAGCGCAACTGGCCAGAAACTGCCGTTCCTGATACGACAGAGAAAGGACAGGATAAAGGAGATGGAGACCGAATTTTCCCAGTCCTTCCCCCCGGGCCCGCCGAAGACACAGTCATTCTTCCGTAGCAGTTTCCGCAACGAGCACTTCTCGTCTGCGAGCAACAAT GATCCAGAGAGCTTTCACTGTGCGATAGGGCCCGTGCTGGTGTTGGCTCAGTTCTTCGGTGTCTTACCGGTATCAGGAGTGCTCAGGCCAACCCCGCTGAAAATGAAATTCGTGAAATTCTCGTTTCTTACTTTTTACGCCGCTTCCATAACCGCGACGGTTCTCGTTATGGCGATACTGTCGATCATCCACATGATAAGAACGCTGAACGCCAAGACTTTCGCAGTGAAAG GCGGGATTGCAGCTGCAATGTCAGGCGCGATGTTTTACGGGAACTGCATGATGGGCTTAATCTTGTTCTTCTGGCTGTCGCCGCGCTGGGTGACTCTCCAGCGTGACTGGAGATCCATGGAGCAGTTCATAGACAG TAATAAAATGCAGCGGCCGAAGCTTCGTTGGAGATTGTACGCGATTTCCAGTACCATTCTGTTCTTGGCCGTCATTGAGCACATCTTGAGTATAGCGGTGAACGCTGAAAAACATGATTATAAAAAGGGCTCGGAGAACGCGACCTTTCAAGATTTTCTACAGATATACTGTGAGAATTCTCATGCGTTCATCTTGGATACAG tgGCGTACAACTTCGCGCTCGGCATGCTCATTTTCATCGTCAGCAAGCTGGCGACTTTCACGTGGAACTTTACTGACGTTTTCGTCATGatg GTTGCCACCGGTCTGGCCGAAAGATACAAAATGTTGAACAAAGACGTGATGAATTCCACATCGAAGCATCGAAATGCAATCGATTGGTCCGGATATCGCGAAGATTACGCCGCCCTGAGTTGCATGGTGAAAAAGGTGGACAGCGATATTGCCCCCATAATCCTCCTGTCATTCGCGAACAATCTTTATTTCATCTGTTTGCAGTTACTCAACGGATTGTC TAAGTCAGAAAACAGCATTCTCGATAACGTTTACTTCTTCGGGTCCTTCATATTCCTCGTCGGGAGAACGGTGACCGTCACTTTGCTCACTTCTAGGATCAACGATCAAAGCAAATTGGTGTTGCCGGCTTTATATAATTGTTCGGCATCCACCTACAACGTAGAG ACAGAAAGACTGATTTATTTACTCACCACCGACGAAATCGCACTTACGGGGTTGcgctttttttctatcacgcGGAATTTCATGCTGGCG GTGGCTAGTGCAATTGTGACGTATGAGATCGTGCTGCTGCAATTCAACGTTTCAACGAAGACATAA
- the LOC105280861 gene encoding gustatory receptor for sugar taste 64f isoform X3: MVDSLNINLLPKEACHDAMMLKTKRMLTASSKRNSATGQKLPFLIRQRKDRIKEMETEFSQSFPPGPPKTQSFFRSSFRNEHFSSASNNDPESFHCAIGPVLVLAQFFGVLPVSGVLRPTPLKMKFVKFSFLTFYAASITATVLVMAILSIIHMIRTLNAKTFAVKGGIAAAMSGAMFYGNCMMGLILFFWLSPRWVTLQRDWRSMEQFIDSNKMQRPKLRWRLYAISSTILFLAVIEHILSIAVNAEKHDYKKGSENATFQDFLQIYCENSHAFILDTVAYNFALGMLIFIVSKLATFTWNFTDVFVMMVATGLAERYKMLNKDVMNSTSKHRNAIDWSGYREDYAALSCMVKKVDSDIAPIILLSFANNLYFICLQLLNGLSKSENSILDNVYFFGSFIFLVGRTVTVTLLTSRINDQSKLVLPALYNCSASTYNVETERLIYLLTTDEIALTGLRFFSITRNFMLAVASAIVTYEIVLLQFNVSTKT; the protein is encoded by the exons ATGGTGGATTCCCTGAATATCAACCTACTTCCAAAGGAAGCCTGCCATGATGCCATGATGTTGAAGACGAAGCGGATGCTGACTGCGAGTTCTAAGAGAAACAGCGCAACTGGCCAGAAACTGCCGTTCCTGATACGACAGAGAAAGGACAGGATAAAGGAGATGGAGACCGAATTTTCCCAGTCCTTCCCCCCGGGCCCGCCGAAGACACAGTCATTCTTCCGTAGCAGTTTCCGCAACGAGCACTTCTCGTCTGCGAGCAACAAT GATCCAGAGAGCTTTCACTGTGCGATAGGGCCCGTGCTGGTGTTGGCTCAGTTCTTCGGTGTCTTACCGGTATCAGGAGTGCTCAGGCCAACCCCGCTGAAAATGAAATTCGTGAAATTCTCGTTTCTTACTTTTTACGCCGCTTCCATAACCGCGACGGTTCTCGTTATGGCGATACTGTCGATCATCCACATGATAAGAACGCTGAACGCCAAGACTTTCGCAGTGAAAG GCGGGATTGCAGCTGCAATGTCAGGCGCGATGTTTTACGGGAACTGCATGATGGGCTTAATCTTGTTCTTCTGGCTGTCGCCGCGCTGGGTGACTCTCCAGCGTGACTGGAGATCCATGGAGCAGTTCATAGACAG TAATAAAATGCAGCGGCCGAAGCTTCGTTGGAGATTGTACGCGATTTCCAGTACCATTCTGTTCTTGGCCGTCATTGAGCACATCTTGAGTATAGCGGTGAACGCTGAAAAACATGATTATAAAAAGGGCTCGGAGAACGCGACCTTTCAAGATTTTCTACAGATATACTGTGAGAATTCTCATGCGTTCATCTTGGATACAG tgGCGTACAACTTCGCGCTCGGCATGCTCATTTTCATCGTCAGCAAGCTGGCGACTTTCACGTGGAACTTTACTGACGTTTTCGTCATGatg GTTGCCACCGGTCTGGCCGAAAGATACAAAATGTTGAACAAAGACGTGATGAATTCCACATCGAAGCATCGAAATGCAATCGATTGGTCCGGATATCGCGAAGATTACGCCGCCCTGAGTTGCATGGTGAAAAAGGTGGACAGCGATATTGCCCCCATAATCCTCCTGTCATTCGCGAACAATCTTTATTTCATCTGTTTGCAGTTACTCAACGGATTGTC TAAGTCAGAAAACAGCATTCTCGATAACGTTTACTTCTTCGGGTCCTTCATATTCCTCGTCGGGAGAACGGTGACCGTCACTTTGCTCACTTCTAGGATCAACGATCAAAGCAAATTGGTGTTGCCGGCTTTATATAATTGTTCGGCATCCACCTACAACGTAGAG ACAGAAAGACTGATTTATTTACTCACCACCGACGAAATCGCACTTACGGGGTTGcgctttttttctatcacgcGGAATTTCATGCTGGCG GTGGCTAGTGCAATTGTGACGTATGAGATCGTGCTGCTGCAATTCAACGTTTCAACGAAGACATAA